The proteins below come from a single Micromonospora citrea genomic window:
- a CDS encoding Z1 domain-containing protein, with protein MTALTHDEDDAMQQAIRLVLAFLPQDRQANPTELNDAVNMVCAMQQARGQALDRELLLKEIQARVAVWQDDSVGLKDDRNHIEWLAEAQLDRSWDFWDRYRRYLEDVRLMPPRVVRRLNQSTDRILRQLEDPQRPGSWRRHGLVVGQVQSGKTGNYIGLACKAADAGYKLIVILAGIHNSLRSQTQLRVDEGLLGFDTQYQQRYDENKSTARIGVGVMPGVKRLRIASLTNSAEGGDFRRHVASNLNLPIGDYPVVLVIKKHQSILEYVRKWVVEVEGEPTADGVTKVVRDVPLLVIDDEADNASIDTTKDDDADPTRINASIRHLLNSFDKAAYVGYTATPFANIYIRPDADHETFGLDLFPDSFIESLPAPSNYLGPERVFGLRAEDPDEDDVEALPIFRAIKDHEAWMPRRHKKDWPLPEDLPKSLREALDAFVLTCAARRARGQGRQHNSMLVHVTRFMNVQNLVRDQIEEYVGLMRDRLRDSMGREAGEVLTQLRELWDRDFAPTSVNFPSTEADPPSWQDVREELRPALLKIEVRAINGSSRDALEYYEHRRTGVSVIAVGGNKLSRGLTLEGLSVSYYLRASNTYDTLLQMGRWFGYRPGYEDLCRLYTTPDLREAYAEITAADNELRREFEEMAALGETPKNFGLRVRASSAGLAVTAANKMRRGVKVRLSYSGELPETTIFNLRQEVLRRNFDNLEHFVRLLGDPTEPHTDGKSLVWRNITPAEIIDGFLDRYVSDRGSYRVRPAFIAEYIRRCAVFGELSRWTVRLVGAPGRQVEIGNHKIGLVRRRPPTVEGRERPIEGDRFIIKRVLNPADESSDLADEVRELALQATRAARRAWAERKNRRYKEPDVPTGQSLRKFRPAQEPLLIIYPIEHPQQTATHDRLPVVGFAISFPFSEHPTETEYVVNDIWRQQEIDYYDDEDPDE; from the coding sequence ATGACGGCGCTGACACACGATGAAGATGACGCGATGCAGCAGGCCATCCGGCTCGTGCTCGCATTCCTGCCGCAGGATCGGCAGGCGAATCCGACCGAGCTGAACGACGCCGTGAACATGGTCTGCGCCATGCAGCAGGCCCGAGGCCAGGCACTGGACCGGGAGCTGCTGCTCAAAGAGATCCAGGCTCGGGTGGCGGTCTGGCAGGACGACTCAGTGGGATTGAAGGACGACCGGAACCACATCGAGTGGCTGGCCGAGGCGCAGCTGGACCGCAGCTGGGACTTCTGGGACCGGTACCGCCGGTATCTTGAGGACGTACGGCTGATGCCGCCGCGAGTCGTACGACGGCTGAACCAGAGCACGGACAGGATCCTGCGACAGCTCGAGGACCCACAGCGTCCCGGCTCCTGGCGTCGTCACGGGCTGGTGGTCGGTCAGGTCCAGTCGGGCAAGACAGGTAACTACATCGGCTTGGCCTGCAAGGCGGCCGACGCCGGCTACAAACTCATCGTGATCCTTGCAGGGATCCACAACAGCCTGCGCAGTCAGACCCAACTTCGGGTCGACGAAGGGCTCCTCGGCTTCGACACCCAGTATCAGCAACGCTACGACGAGAACAAGAGCACCGCACGCATCGGTGTTGGCGTGATGCCAGGGGTGAAGCGCCTCAGAATCGCCTCATTGACCAACAGTGCTGAGGGGGGCGACTTCCGGCGGCACGTGGCGAGTAACCTGAACCTTCCAATCGGCGACTATCCCGTCGTTTTGGTGATCAAGAAGCACCAGAGCATCCTCGAATACGTACGGAAGTGGGTGGTCGAGGTTGAGGGTGAACCAACCGCTGACGGCGTAACCAAGGTTGTGCGGGACGTTCCCCTGCTGGTAATCGACGATGAGGCTGACAACGCGTCGATTGACACGACAAAGGACGACGACGCCGATCCAACACGGATCAATGCGTCCATCCGGCACCTGCTGAACAGCTTCGACAAGGCCGCCTACGTCGGCTACACCGCCACCCCATTCGCCAACATCTATATTAGACCTGACGCCGACCACGAGACGTTCGGGCTCGACCTGTTCCCCGACAGCTTCATCGAGAGTCTGCCCGCGCCGTCCAACTACCTCGGGCCAGAGCGCGTGTTCGGCCTACGCGCCGAGGACCCAGACGAGGATGACGTGGAGGCCTTACCGATCTTCCGTGCCATCAAAGATCACGAAGCTTGGATGCCGCGGCGCCACAAGAAGGACTGGCCGCTGCCAGAGGACCTTCCAAAGTCCCTGCGCGAGGCGTTGGACGCCTTCGTACTGACCTGCGCAGCGCGGCGAGCACGGGGGCAGGGCCGCCAGCACAACTCCATGCTTGTCCACGTCACCAGGTTCATGAACGTGCAGAACCTGGTGCGCGACCAGATCGAAGAGTACGTCGGCCTGATGCGGGACCGGCTCCGAGACAGCATGGGTCGTGAAGCCGGAGAAGTCCTCACCCAGCTCCGTGAGCTTTGGGACCGCGACTTCGCGCCGACCAGTGTGAACTTCCCGTCCACGGAAGCCGACCCACCTTCCTGGCAGGATGTCCGAGAAGAGCTGCGCCCTGCCCTACTCAAGATCGAAGTACGCGCTATCAACGGCAGCTCACGAGACGCCCTCGAGTACTACGAGCACAGGCGGACGGGGGTCTCAGTCATCGCCGTGGGCGGTAACAAGCTGTCCCGCGGTCTGACTTTGGAGGGACTGAGCGTCAGCTACTATCTGCGCGCGTCGAACACCTACGACACTCTGCTGCAGATGGGGCGCTGGTTCGGCTACCGACCTGGTTACGAGGACCTCTGCCGGTTGTACACGACGCCTGATCTTCGCGAGGCTTATGCCGAAATCACCGCAGCGGACAACGAGCTGCGACGGGAGTTCGAGGAGATGGCGGCACTCGGCGAGACGCCAAAGAACTTCGGTCTCAGGGTTCGCGCATCCTCCGCCGGACTCGCGGTCACGGCCGCCAACAAGATGCGCCGTGGCGTCAAGGTACGGCTGAGCTACTCCGGTGAGCTTCCGGAAACCACGATCTTCAACCTCCGGCAAGAGGTGCTGCGACGCAACTTCGACAACTTGGAGCACTTCGTCAGGCTGTTGGGAGACCCAACGGAACCACACACCGACGGCAAGAGCCTTGTGTGGCGGAACATCACCCCCGCAGAGATCATCGACGGCTTTCTCGACCGTTATGTCTCAGACCGCGGCTCATACCGCGTGCGACCCGCCTTCATCGCGGAGTACATCCGCCGTTGCGCCGTCTTCGGGGAATTGTCCCGGTGGACGGTGCGCCTGGTGGGTGCTCCAGGTCGGCAGGTGGAGATCGGCAATCACAAGATCGGGTTGGTGAGGCGGCGGCCGCCGACGGTCGAGGGCAGGGAGCGCCCGATCGAAGGTGACCGCTTCATCATCAAACGGGTACTCAACCCTGCCGATGAGAGCAGCGATCTCGCAGACGAGGTGAGAGAGCTGGCTTTGCAGGCCACGAGGGCAGCACGTCGGGCGTGGGCCGAGCGCAAGAACAGGAGGTACAAGGAGCCTGACGTCCCAACCGGGCAGTCACTCCGGAAATTCCGCCCGGCGCAGGAGCCACTACTCATCATCTACCCGATCGAGCATCCGCAGCAGACAGCAACCCACGACCGTCTTCCGGTTGTCGGCTTCGCCATCAGCTTCCCCTTCTCGGAGCATCCGACCGAGACCGAGTATGTGGTCAACGACATCTGGAGGCAGCAGGAGATCGACTACTACGACGACGAGGACCCCGACGAGTGA